One window of the Solanum stenotomum isolate F172 chromosome 11, ASM1918654v1, whole genome shotgun sequence genome contains the following:
- the LOC125844109 gene encoding uncharacterized protein LOC125844109 isoform X2 has translation MVKLLNNSFRQFLLNSIKIKSFRANEARTLTPRPFQCLLTEDKLRAIVKNGKDSLDICRVVNGTWQTSGGWGRIERDTAVDAMLQYADAGLNTFDLADIYGPAEDLYGIFINRVRRERPPELLETVRGLTKWVPPPVKMSRSFVSESIDVSRRRMDVAALDMLQFHWWDYSNPGYLDALKHLTDLKGEGKIKTIALTNFDTERLRIILENGIPVVSNQVQHSIVDMRPQQKMAELCQLTGVKLITYGTVMGGLLSEKFLDTNLTIPFAGPALNTPSLQKYKRMVDAWGGWSLFQELLRTLKTVSNKHGVSIPTVAVRFILDQPAVAGSMIGVRLGLSQHIKDANAVFSLVLDEEDISNILQVTNKGRDLQKVIGDCGDEYRRA, from the exons ATGGTAAAGCTCTTGAACAACAGTTTTCGTCAGTTCTTGTTGAACTCTATCAAGATTAAGTCTTTTAGAGCAAATGAAGCAAGGACATTAACGCCAAGGCCATTCCAGTGCTTGTTAACTGAAGATAAGCTACGGGCTATAGTTAAGAATGGGAAAGATTCACTGGATATATGTAGAGTTGTCAATGGGACGTGGCAGACTAGTGGTGGATGGGGAAGAATTGAACGAGACACTGCAGTTGATGCTATGCTTCAATATGCTGATGCTGGACTTAACACTTTTGACTTGGCTGatatat ATGGACCTGCGGAAGATCTTTATGGCATCTTCATTAACAGAGTACGTAGAGAGCGCCCACCAGAACTTCTAGAAACTGTGAGAGG TCTTACCAAATGGGTGCCACCACCGGTCAAGATGAGCCGCAGCTTTGTCAGTGAGAGCATTGATGTTTCAAGAAGAAGGATGGATGTTGCAGCCTTGGACATGCTTCAATTTCATTG GTGGGACTACTCTAATCCTGGATACTTAGACGCACTAAAGCACCTCACGGATCTCAAAGGAGAAG GCAAGATTAAGACCATTGCTCTGACTAATTTTGACACTGAGAGATTAAGGATAATTCTGGAAAATGGGATTCCGGTTGTTAGCAATCAG GTACAACATTCAATTGTTGACATGCGTCCTCAACAGAAAATGGCAGAGCTTTGTCAGCTTACAGGAGTCAAACTTATAac GTATGGAACAGTAATGGGAGGGTTATTATCTGAAAAGTTCCTCGATACCAACTTAACGATACCTTTTGCTGGCCCTGCATTGAACACTCCTTCACTACAGAAGTACAAAAGG ATGGTTGATGCTTGGGGAGGGTGGAGCCTCTTTCAAGAGTTGCTCAGGACACTGAAAACTGTTTCCAACAAACATGGAGTCTCTATTCCAACAGTTGCTGTGAGATTTATACTGGATCAG CCAGCCGTGGCAGGATCAATGATAGGTGTTAGGCTCGGTCTGTCGCAACATATTAAAGATGCCAATGCTGTGTTTTCTCTTGTTCTTGATGAAGAAGACATTAGCAACATCCTACAAGTTACAAACAAGGGCAGAGATCTTCAAAAAGTTATTGGTGACTGCGGGGATGAATACAGGCGTGCTTAG
- the LOC125844109 gene encoding flagellar radial spoke protein 5 isoform X1: MGSTAISTQQAFCNLQKFTPLSYASSCRSIRSRRKCAVPIRCCSPSPAAEVATAAKENRRELLKNGDDNLEICRVLNGMWQTSGGWGRIDRNDAVDAMLNYADAGLSTFDMADHYGPAEDLYGIFINRVRRERPPELLETVRGLTKWVPPPVKMSRSFVSESIDVSRRRMDVAALDMLQFHWWDYSNPGYLDALKHLTDLKGEGKIKTIALTNFDTERLRIILENGIPVVSNQVQHSIVDMRPQQKMAELCQLTGVKLITYGTVMGGLLSEKFLDTNLTIPFAGPALNTPSLQKYKRMVDAWGGWSLFQELLRTLKTVSNKHGVSIPTVAVRFILDQPAVAGSMIGVRLGLSQHIKDANAVFSLVLDEEDISNILQVTNKGRDLQKVIGDCGDEYRRA; the protein is encoded by the exons ATGGGGTCGACTGCCATTTCTACACAACAAGCCTTCTGCAATCTCCAAAAATTCACTCCTTTAAGCTACGCTAGCAGCTGTAGAAGTATAAGGAGTAGGAGAAAATGTGCGGTTCCGATTAGGTGTTGCTCGCCGTCGCCGGCGGCGGAGGTAGCGACGGCGGCGAAAGAAAACCGGCGGGAATTGCTGAAGAACGGCGACGATAATCTGGAAATATGCAGAGTATTGAACGGGATGTGGCAAACTAGTGGTGGATGGGGAAGAATCGATCGAAACGACGCCGTTGATGCTATGCTTAATTATGCAGACGCTGGGCTTTCTACTTTCGACATGGCTGACCACT ATGGACCTGCGGAAGATCTTTATGGCATCTTCATTAACAGAGTACGTAGAGAGCGCCCACCAGAACTTCTAGAAACTGTGAGAGG TCTTACCAAATGGGTGCCACCACCGGTCAAGATGAGCCGCAGCTTTGTCAGTGAGAGCATTGATGTTTCAAGAAGAAGGATGGATGTTGCAGCCTTGGACATGCTTCAATTTCATTG GTGGGACTACTCTAATCCTGGATACTTAGACGCACTAAAGCACCTCACGGATCTCAAAGGAGAAG GCAAGATTAAGACCATTGCTCTGACTAATTTTGACACTGAGAGATTAAGGATAATTCTGGAAAATGGGATTCCGGTTGTTAGCAATCAG GTACAACATTCAATTGTTGACATGCGTCCTCAACAGAAAATGGCAGAGCTTTGTCAGCTTACAGGAGTCAAACTTATAac GTATGGAACAGTAATGGGAGGGTTATTATCTGAAAAGTTCCTCGATACCAACTTAACGATACCTTTTGCTGGCCCTGCATTGAACACTCCTTCACTACAGAAGTACAAAAGG ATGGTTGATGCTTGGGGAGGGTGGAGCCTCTTTCAAGAGTTGCTCAGGACACTGAAAACTGTTTCCAACAAACATGGAGTCTCTATTCCAACAGTTGCTGTGAGATTTATACTGGATCAG CCAGCCGTGGCAGGATCAATGATAGGTGTTAGGCTCGGTCTGTCGCAACATATTAAAGATGCCAATGCTGTGTTTTCTCTTGTTCTTGATGAAGAAGACATTAGCAACATCCTACAAGTTACAAACAAGGGCAGAGATCTTCAAAAAGTTATTGGTGACTGCGGGGATGAATACAGGCGTGCTTAG